The nucleotide sequence CCGAAGGCTACTGGTGGGGAGAATTAGAATCTAATGTAACTATTATATCAGAAATTATCCTATTACACAAGATTTGGGGAACTGATAAAAATCGCCCTTTATCTAAAGTTGAAACCTATTTGCGTTCTCAACAACGAGATCATGGCGGTTGGGAATTATTCTATGAAGATGGAGGGGAACTTAGTACCACCGTTGAAGCGTATATGGCGTTAAAAATATTAGGGGTATCAGAAATTGATCCCGCCTTAATTAAAGCCAAAAAATTTATTTTAGAACGGGGTGGAATTACTAAAACTCGGATTTTTACGAAGCTACATCTAGCCTTAATTGGATGTTATGACTGGCGAGGAATTCCTTCAATTCCTCCTTGGATTATGTTGTTACCCGAAGGTGCACCTTTTACTATTTATGAAATGTCAAGTTGGGCGAGGAGTAGTACCGTCCCTCTATTAATTGTTTTTGATAAAAAGCCAATTTTTAGGTTTGATTCTCACCTAAATTTAGATGAATTATATGTAGAAGGACGACAAAATGCTATTTTTGAACTCCCTAAAAATAACGATTGGACAGATATATTCTTAGGGTTAGATCAAATCTTTAAATTTGCCGAACTCTTTAATGTTGTCCCCTTACGAGAACAGGGGTTAAAAGCGGCGGAACAATGGATTTTAGAACGACAAGAAATAACAGGAGATTGGGCGGGAATTATCCCAGCGATGTTAAACTCTTTATTAGCCTTAAAATGCTTAAATTATTCGGTGTCTGACCCGATTATTCAACGGGGTTTAGAAGCCATTGATAACTTTGCAATAGAAACAGAAGAAACCTATCGAATGCAAGCTTGTGTATCTCCTGTTTGGGATACAGCTTGGGTGATTCGAGCTTTAATTGAGTCAGGAATTACCCCAGATCATAATACTATTGTTAAAAGTTCAGAATGGTTAATCAGGCAACAAATTTTAGATTATGGAGATTGGAATATTAAAAATAAACAGGGAAAACCTGGAGGATGGGCGTTTGAGTTTACAAATCAATTTTATCCTGATTTAGATGATTCTGCTGTTGTGGTCATGGCTTTAAATCAAGCTAAAATTCCTGATGAATCCTTAAAAATAGCAACTATAATTCGAGGAATTGATTGGATGATCTCAATGCAATGTCAAGCCGGAGGTTGGGCAGCTTTTGATATTGATAATGATCAAGATTGGATTAATGCGGTTCCCTATGGGGATTTAAAAGCTATGATTGATCCCAATACGGCAGATGTCACGGCAAGAGTTATTGAAATGTTAGGGGAATTAGACCCGAATTGCTCAGAATATCAATTTAAAATTCAATCGTTGAAACCTACAATTGAACGGGCGA is from Planktothrix serta PCC 8927 and encodes:
- the shc gene encoding squalene--hopene cyclase, whose translation is METLNKVTVINLKNAIAASQNFLLSQQYPEGYWWGELESNVTIISEIILLHKIWGTDKNRPLSKVETYLRSQQRDHGGWELFYEDGGELSTTVEAYMALKILGVSEIDPALIKAKKFILERGGITKTRIFTKLHLALIGCYDWRGIPSIPPWIMLLPEGAPFTIYEMSSWARSSTVPLLIVFDKKPIFRFDSHLNLDELYVEGRQNAIFELPKNNDWTDIFLGLDQIFKFAELFNVVPLREQGLKAAEQWILERQEITGDWAGIIPAMLNSLLALKCLNYSVSDPIIQRGLEAIDNFAIETEETYRMQACVSPVWDTAWVIRALIESGITPDHNTIVKSSEWLIRQQILDYGDWNIKNKQGKPGGWAFEFTNQFYPDLDDSAVVVMALNQAKIPDESLKIATIIRGIDWMISMQCQAGGWAAFDIDNDQDWINAVPYGDLKAMIDPNTADVTARVIEMLGELDPNCSEYQFKIQSLKPTIERAISYLKQEQETDGSWFGRWGVNYIYGTSGVLSALAVIYPIYKNWGHSSLKPMMKRGENWLVSCQNIDGGWGETCRSYNDPQLKGKGVSTASQTAWALIGLIATGQVTGNYEMQAIEQGINYLISTQLSDGRWDESEFTGTGFPGHFYIKYHYYQYYFPLLALGRYQKLQQL